A portion of the Zymoseptoria tritici IPO323 chromosome 8, whole genome shotgun sequence genome contains these proteins:
- a CDS encoding putative major facilitator superfamily transporter (MFS-MDR transporter belonging to the DHA2 subfamily. These type of MFS transporters are implicated in MDR and secretion of fungal secondary metabolites.) translates to MTAPRQHSAGSLTNPASSKEEVESPIRSPSPEPDLDSDKLKTRDATLTKTKSLEQSVSLPREVLVVGLISLAQLTTQAGLGQVLSILHVIGDHFGVEDPGVLAWLIAGYSLTVGTFILFSGRLGDLFGWKKMLVFGYVWFGIWSLVAGLAWYSNHVLFIFARVLAGIGPAICMPNGLALLGGLYSNGPRKNMAFAVFGACAPGGAILGSAFAALFALAWWPWAFFSFAITLFIIAIVAQFAIPDPQDEKPGLKGLNFMESVWELDLLGAVVGITALVLVNFAWNQAPLSGVGWNSPYIIVCLVLGLLMVPAFFYIEKRVARNPLLPLEVFTSSNGFVLACVACGWANFGIWVFYLWQILEVLRGVSPLLGSAYLAPLTISGAVAAITTGLVLHRMRPAWAMVIALCAFMTGSILVATLPVNQVYWAQIFVCTLIAPFGMDMSFPSATLVISDSMPKRYQGVAASLVNTVVNYSISLGLGFAGTIEVHVNNGGRTPADVLHGYRSALYMGIGLSGLGIFFALTFLAKSYWDDRRRERVPDKEASMAMHD, encoded by the coding sequence ATGACAGCCCCTCGACAACACTCCGCCGGCTCCCTCACCAACCCGGCGTCTAGcaaagaagaagtcgaatcACCCATCCGCTCGCCCTCACCAGAACCCGacctcgactccgacaaGCTCAAAACCCGCGATGCGACTCTCACCAAAACCAAATCCCTCGAACAATCCGTCTCCCTTCCCCGAgaagtcctcgtcgtcggacTGATCAGTCTCGCCCAGCTCACCACCCAAGCCGGACTCGGACAAGTGCTGTCCATCCTTCACGTCATCGGCGACCACTTCGGTGTCGAAGACCCGGGCGTACTAGCATGGCTGATTGCAGGCTATTCCTTGACAGTCGGCACATTTATTCTCTTCTCCGGCCGCTTGGGGGATCTCTTCGGATGGAAGAAAATGCTGGTGTTCGGCTACGTCTGGTTCGGGATCTGGTCTCTTGTGGCAGGACTGGCGTGGTACTCGAACCATGTGCTGTTTATCTTCGCGAGAGTACTGGCGGGGATTGGTCCTGCGATATGTATGCCGAATGGACTGGCGCTGCTGGGAGGATTGTATTCGAACGGACCACGGAAGAATATGGCGTTTGCGGTGTTTGGAGCTTGTGCGCCGGGAGGAGCGATTCTGGGATCGGCGTTCGCTGCGTTGTTCGCGTTGGCTTGGTGGCCTTGGGcattcttctcgttcgcaatcaccctcttcatcatcgccatcgtaGCTCAATTCGCCATCCCCGACCCACAAGACGAGAAACCCGGACTAAAAGGTCTCAACTTCATGGAAAGTGTCTGGGAACTCGACCTCCTCGGCGCGGTCGTCGGCATCACCGCTCTGGTCCTGGTCAATTTCGCCTGGAATCAAGCTCCACTATCAGGCGTCGGATGGAACAGTCCATACATCATCGTGTGCCTCGTACTGGGACTGCTCATGGTTCCAGCATTCTTCTACATTGAAAAGCGAGTCGCACGCAACCCACTCCTCCCACTGGAGGTCTTCACCAGCAGCAACGGCTTCGTCCTCGCATGCGTCGCCTGCGGATGGGCCAACTTCGGAATCTGGGTGTTCTACCTCTGGCAGATCTTGGAAGTGCTGCGCGGCGTGTCACCACTTCTCGGATCAGCATACCTCGCTCCATTGACCATAAGTGGAGCAGTGGCTGCAATTACGACTGGCCTGGTGCTACATCGAATGCGACCTGCCTGGGCCATGGTCATCGCTCTCTGCGCTTTCATGACCGGGAGCATTCTCGTCGCCACTTTGCCGGTGAACCAAGTCTACTGGGCTCAAATCTTCGTGTGCACGCTCATCGCCCCCTTTGGAATGGACATGAGTTTTCCGTCTGCCACGCTGGTGATTTCTGACTCCATGCCGAAGAGGTATCAAGGCGTGGCGGCGAGTCTGGTCAATACAGTGGTCAATTATAGTATTTCCTTGGGCCTGGGGTTCGCGGGCACGATCGAGGTGCATGTCAATAATGGAGGTAGGACGCCGGCGGATGTTTTGCATGGTTATCGGAGTGCGCTGTACATGGGTATTGGTCTTTCGGGGCTGGGTATATTTTTTGCGTTGACGTTCCTGGCGAAGAGCTATTGGGACGATCGGAGGAGGGAGCGTGTGCCGGATAAAGAGGCTTCGATGGCGATGCACGATTGA